Below is a genomic region from Flammeovirgaceae bacterium SG7u.111.
GGGTATTAACCAACGGATACAAGGGGTTTTCCTTAATAATAACCTTAATAGTTTACACCTGATAACGCAGCAGATTTGCCGCCCGGGAGCAACACCGCTTTCGCTTACAGGGCAGAGCAATGCCTGCGGTGGCGTGAGGGATACGGGCTCGCTGTCCCACCTTTTGCCAGGAGGCAGGCTTATTGCCAATCCGCAGCACCGCAAGGAAATGGAAGAGATTTGGGGAGTAGAGCCAGGGAAAATTGCACCGAAGCCAGGCTACAGTGCCGTGGACTTGTTCCAAGCTATGTACGACGATAAGGTGAAGGCAGCACTTGTGATGTGTACGAACCCAGCCCAGTCTGCGCCCAATGCAGATTTGTACCGTGAAGGGCTCGATAAATGCTTTTTGGTAGTTGCCGATTTGTATGAAACTACGGAAACGGCAAAATATGCCGATGTGCTTTTACCCGCAGCATTTTATGTCGAGAAAACAGGCGTTTATGGCCAAACAGAACGGAGATATCATCTCATAGAAAAACTTATCGACCCGCCAGGAGAAGCAAGAAGTGATTTGAGCATTTTGGTGGACTTGGCCGAACGCTTGGGGTATGGAGATCTCATCAGTGGCAAAACTCCGAACGATGCTTGGGACGAATGGCGAAAAGTCTCTGCAAAATCGAAATATAATTTTGAGGGGATTACCTACGAAAGGCTGAAGAAGGAAAGGGGGTTGCAATGGCCTTGCCCAACCGAAGATCATCCGGGAACAGTGCGCAGGTACATGAAAGGCGATCCGTTTGTAACGGAAGGAAAAGAGATTGATTTCTATGGAAAGCCAGATCATAAGGCAAGGGTGTTTTTGCGTCCTTACGTAGAATCTCCCCAACAACTGAGCGAAGAAATGCCATTTTACCTCACTACAGGTAGGGTAATAGAACAATGGCACACGGGGACTATGACTTCCAATGCCAAGGAGCTGAACAATGCTAGCGGGCCGGGAAGGTTCAAGCTTTCTCCTTACGATGCTCAGAAAATAGGCGTGGTAGATGGAGATATGATAGAAGTGAAAAGTGGGTTTGGCAGTATAAAAGGGCAAGTGGAGGTCTCGAATAATGAAACTCCAGGGGTGATTTTTGCCGCATTCTACGATCCTAAGTTTTTAATAAACAAGGTGGTGAGTAGCGCTTACGATCCGGTTTCGAAAGAACCGGAGTACAAAGTGACTGCGGTAAATGCCAATAAGGTAGAGAAAATCGAACTTAACTAATTTTAAACGCTAAATCCCAAAGCCATAAGTCGCTTTTGGCTTGTTTATAAATATGGAAATAGGATTATTTGAAGTACTCGCCGTCATATTAGGAGTAACCGAGTTGGTGTTGCTTTATCAGCTTCGCAAAAACCGACATTCTCTTACCTCTTATGTGAAATCGCTCGTGTTGTTCGGTATTTTGGTGATCCCCCTGATCACACTAAGCTTAGGGAATTATCATGTATTTGTTTCTTCAAAAGAAGTGGATTCTTGTATGAATTGCCATGTGATGCGCCCTTTTGGAAATGACATGATGCACGACCAAAATAGCATGACACTGGCGGCAAGGCATTATAAAAATAACTGGATAAAAGACCAAGAGTGCTATTCTTGTCACAAAGATTATGGCTTTCAAGGTACGATGAAAACCAAGGCGGACGGGTATCGTCACCTAATGAAATACATCACGGGCACGTACCAAGAGCCGATCAAATTCAGAGGAGAGTTTAACAGCATGAACTGTATGGGTTGCCATAGCGGAACTCCAGTCTTCGAAAATGTGCATGAACACCAGCCTGTAAAGGAAAACCTAGCCTCGGACAATCCGACTTTGAGCTGTTTGAATTGCCATGGAAGGGCACACCCCGAGCGCTCGCGCAGAACGCCTGGTCATGAAGATTATGATGAGCTGAATAGGGAATATAAGAGCATTGAAGGAGATGCGGTTTTCCAACCAATAGAAGAAGGGAAAGGCGAAGAGGTTACTGCTTTTATCAAACGTATCGATTCACAAAACTAAGAAAGACCATGAAAATCATAAAAATAGAAGCGCTCTTTACTACCGTGGCAATGATCATTAGTTTGTGGTACGTAGTTAGCCCCGGGCCTACGCTCATGTTTCTTTTTGTATTTGTCGCCCAGCCTGCTTTTGCCCTAGCAATCATTAGTGCGTTGTGGCATATCCGCAGAGATTTGCGTGAAAAGAAAATTTGGTAGACTAATGTCTGTTTAAGGCATTTAAGCCTCTCGTCCATAGAATTTCTTCTTTGGGTGAGAGGCTTTGGTTTAAGAGCATTTTATAACCTACTCAACTCTTTTGCAAAATGACCTATCTAATTAAAATGGTTTCTATCTCCTTTTTATTTTTCCTTTCATTGG
It encodes:
- a CDS encoding nitrate reductase is translated as MSKENHNEESLRLNRRDFIRLGGGVLAVGAMASAGWGITEIIAGPGDVDTWHKSACRYCGTGCGVMIGMRKNKVLKVRGDQEAHNKGVICIKGSLLADVVNKTETRLLKPKIKKNGKFEEASWEEAMSLVASKFKENIETNGADSVAYYGSGQLYTEESYTANKLFKAGIGTNNVDGNPRLCMASAAVGYTQTFGKDEPPGAYADIDSAEVFFLIGANMYECHPPLWERIMIRKKSNPNVKIIVVDPRRTKTAERADYHLPVIPGTDLLLTNAMAQVIIARGLHDEKFISEHVKFNDGKQDVSFEEYKEFLQDYTPEKVSERLGVSAPQIEEIAYLFASSRATMSLWTMGINQRIQGVFLNNNLNSLHLITQQICRPGATPLSLTGQSNACGGVRDTGSLSHLLPGGRLIANPQHRKEMEEIWGVEPGKIAPKPGYSAVDLFQAMYDDKVKAALVMCTNPAQSAPNADLYREGLDKCFLVVADLYETTETAKYADVLLPAAFYVEKTGVYGQTERRYHLIEKLIDPPGEARSDLSILVDLAERLGYGDLISGKTPNDAWDEWRKVSAKSKYNFEGITYERLKKERGLQWPCPTEDHPGTVRRYMKGDPFVTEGKEIDFYGKPDHKARVFLRPYVESPQQLSEEMPFYLTTGRVIEQWHTGTMTSNAKELNNASGPGRFKLSPYDAQKIGVVDGDMIEVKSGFGSIKGQVEVSNNETPGVIFAAFYDPKFLINKVVSSAYDPVSKEPEYKVTAVNANKVEKIELN